The following coding sequences are from one Treponema bryantii window:
- a CDS encoding TM1812 family CRISPR-associated protein, with translation MKKIIFCDIPMKSNLKPMVYKGTGNANSKYAQPVIYPINAILADTISKEDEIKVVLLRTENATENNQKNSDLFINELNSINSKIGAKITYDILDSEFKETKNNHELRLKQMIDKIDDNSQLFADITYGPKPLPMVLMCVLSFAEKFLNCDVKSVVYGKVNFTGENISNPELYDVTSLYYLNNLTSSMVAKDSKDARKALDEFFAL, from the coding sequence ATGAAGAAAATTATATTCTGTGATATTCCTATGAAGAGTAATCTCAAGCCAATGGTTTACAAAGGAACTGGTAATGCAAATTCCAAATATGCCCAGCCTGTTATTTACCCTATTAATGCCATTCTTGCAGATACTATTTCAAAAGAAGATGAAATTAAAGTTGTTCTGCTAAGAACAGAAAACGCCACCGAAAATAACCAGAAGAATAGTGATTTATTTATTAATGAACTGAATTCCATCAATTCAAAAATTGGTGCGAAAATCACTTACGATATATTGGATTCAGAATTCAAGGAAACAAAGAATAATCATGAACTCAGACTAAAACAGATGATTGATAAAATAGATGACAACTCTCAACTATTTGCTGATATAACATATGGCCCAAAACCTTTACCAATGGTTCTTATGTGCGTTCTTTCTTTTGCAGAAAAATTCTTGAACTGTGATGTAAAATCTGTTGTTTATGGAAAAGTAAACTTCACTGGTGAAAATATATCAAACCCAGAACTTTATGATGTAACTTCTCTTTACTATCTCAATAATCTGACCAGTTCAATGGTTGCAAAAGACAGTAAAGATGCCAGAAAAGCTTTGGACGAATTCTTTGCATTATAG
- a CDS encoding toll/interleukin-1 receptor domain-containing protein, with amino-acid sequence MENKKSFFLSHASEDKKFVREVYNELNENENIDCWFDEAEILPGDNLIDKVFTEGFNTSRYVVLFLSKSFVNKNWPIAELKTVISKQIRLNIKIIIPFLLDISFEELVEKFPFFEPIFCSPAVDSQNVVKLLKSQIKRDNRITNTTKKTTSIISHKVVTEFSTFLKTPAVQEVSRLAETFFVSYHRAPFDLKIDVLQYDKEFYMGICNYGIWGPDQATPYKSIRPCETIEDAYNDALQGIIAFDSAKIPDELMLWVGDDDKIFDGTGMEISQAEAYDRRSKNAKKFEKQEWTITTINGGPWWLISKDFTEKKFSITGPIDDDSSYVERCIKIQDKGIDFRIETVETSKSTKEELIDYFKTQFSLTYVAERELYSLYEND; translated from the coding sequence ATGGAAAATAAAAAATCGTTTTTTTTAAGTCACGCAAGTGAAGACAAAAAGTTTGTTCGTGAAGTTTATAATGAACTTAACGAAAATGAAAATATTGATTGCTGGTTTGATGAAGCTGAAATTCTTCCAGGTGATAATCTTATTGATAAAGTATTTACAGAAGGCTTTAATACATCAAGATATGTTGTATTGTTTCTTTCTAAATCTTTTGTTAATAAGAATTGGCCTATAGCTGAATTAAAAACAGTTATATCAAAACAAATTCGATTAAATATAAAAATCATTATTCCTTTTTTGCTTGATATTTCATTTGAAGAATTAGTTGAAAAATTTCCTTTTTTTGAACCAATTTTCTGTTCCCCAGCTGTTGATTCTCAAAATGTTGTCAAACTTTTAAAGAGCCAGATAAAACGAGATAATAGAATTACTAATACTACTAAGAAGACAACATCTATTATTTCGCATAAGGTTGTGACAGAGTTCTCAACTTTCTTAAAAACACCTGCAGTTCAAGAAGTTTCAAGATTGGCAGAAACTTTTTTTGTCTCATACCATCGTGCACCTTTCGACTTAAAAATAGATGTCCTCCAATATGATAAAGAGTTTTATATGGGCATTTGCAATTATGGAATATGGGGTCCTGATCAAGCTACTCCATATAAAAGTATTCGTCCATGTGAAACAATTGAAGATGCTTATAATGATGCATTACAAGGTATTATTGCATTTGATAGTGCTAAGATTCCAGATGAACTAATGCTTTGGGTTGGAGATGATGATAAAATTTTTGACGGAACAGGAATGGAAATATCTCAAGCAGAAGCTTACGATAGAAGATCTAAAAATGCTAAAAAATTTGAAAAGCAAGAATGGACAATTACCACTATAAATGGTGGACCATGGTGGTTAATATCAAAAGATTTTACAGAAAAGAAATTTTCTATTACCGGACCTATTGATGATGATTCATCTTATGTAGAAAGATGTATAAAAATACAGGATAAAGGTATTGATTTTAGAATCGAAACCGTTGAGACTTCAAAATCAACTAAAGAAGAATTGATTGACTATTTTAAGACACAGTTTAGCCTGACTTATGTAGCAGAAAGAGAATTGTATTCTTTATATGAAAACGATTAA
- a CDS encoding toll/interleukin-1 receptor domain-containing protein, with amino-acid sequence MEISKSCSKALREMINERTQYRSGPQIIEFFNQFGLNKEYQWGGSPSRWKITDDILEEINGTEIMDRCIETLFNPINFIEDKAKFDELFPIFNEYLSYEGYEMVLVGKKIKIQNVTVKEEEALPTNTIANRKIFFLSHASEDKALVRSVYDKLKVLGIEAWFDEAEILPGDNLVRKVFDGFSSSKYVVIFISKAFLSKPWPLTELETAVAKQIRKDSKLIIPFLIDVTYEEFVEKFPFFEPIYTPSVNDSDKIVEVLLKQIQVDQTNGIEHTNSTNNNQAPDIKNEKDKKTVEHLLHYISFHLFDEIFATPDRIRSFNLTLYDCFMEYYNSSSFFLYKEETGKKIKSFVSDWKEYIHYVTQLMVSNPDQTICYVSMPMDLFKDKQQEIDFNNMVKASSKLKNSYTELVNYLREEYFEIDFDTIQETIRKEFIKHDADLRKLNTR; translated from the coding sequence ATGGAAATTTCAAAAAGTTGTAGTAAAGCATTAAGAGAAATGATAAATGAAAGGACTCAATATAGATCAGGTCCTCAAATAATAGAATTTTTCAATCAATTTGGATTAAATAAGGAATATCAATGGGGAGGTTCTCCCTCTCGATGGAAAATTACAGACGACATCTTAGAAGAAATCAACGGGACAGAAATTATGGATCGTTGTATTGAAACTTTATTTAACCCAATAAATTTCATAGAAGATAAAGCCAAATTTGATGAATTATTTCCAATCTTCAATGAATATCTTTCATATGAAGGTTACGAAATGGTTTTAGTTGGGAAAAAAATAAAAATTCAAAATGTTACTGTTAAAGAGGAGGAAGCCTTGCCAACAAATACAATTGCAAACCGAAAAATATTCTTTTTAAGCCATGCGAGCGAAGACAAGGCTCTAGTACGTTCTGTTTATGATAAACTAAAAGTGCTAGGAATAGAAGCATGGTTTGATGAAGCTGAAATTCTTCCAGGTGATAATTTAGTTCGGAAAGTATTTGATGGTTTTTCAAGTTCAAAATATGTCGTAATATTTATCTCCAAGGCTTTTCTATCAAAACCTTGGCCTTTAACTGAATTAGAAACGGCCGTAGCTAAACAAATTCGTAAAGACAGTAAGTTAATTATTCCTTTTCTTATAGATGTCACATATGAAGAATTTGTTGAAAAATTTCCTTTTTTTGAACCAATTTATACTCCATCGGTAAATGACAGTGACAAAATTGTTGAAGTTTTATTAAAACAAATTCAAGTGGATCAAACAAATGGCATAGAACATACGAATTCTACAAACAATAATCAAGCTCCTGATATAAAAAATGAAAAAGATAAAAAAACAGTTGAACATTTATTACATTACATATCATTTCATCTCTTTGACGAAATATTTGCAACTCCAGACAGAATTCGATCTTTTAACCTAACTCTATATGATTGCTTTATGGAGTATTATAATAGTTCATCATTCTTTCTCTATAAAGAAGAAACTGGAAAGAAAATCAAATCATTTGTATCTGATTGGAAGGAATATATTCATTACGTAACGCAATTAATGGTTAGCAATCCAGACCAAACTATTTGTTATGTAAGCATGCCAATGGATTTATTTAAGGATAAACAGCAAGAAATTGATTTCAATAATATGGTAAAAGCAAGTTCAAAATTAAAAAATAGTTATACGGAACTAGTAAATTATCTTAGAGAAGAATATTTTGAAATTGATTTCGATACTATTCAAGAAACTATTAGGAAAGAATTTATAAAACATGATGCAGATTTAAGAAAACTGAATACCAGATAA
- a CDS encoding restriction endonuclease subunit S: MELKEYRIKEIGKVVTGKTPSTFDSENYGSDYLFITPAELHDGYKIVDAEKRISVKGFNSIKSNTISGNSVLVGCIGWDMGNVGYTEETCATNQQINSICEFKSFCNPLYAYYWLSTKKKYLFSIASVTRTPLLSKSSFSEVFIPLPNREYQDEVVKILSTINNKIQINKKIIAELESMAKEIYGYWFIQFDFPNMNGTPYKASGGKMVWNKELGREIPDGWKVQKLTDYLVESTKSKIQVNQVNDSVGNVPFFTSGNAIHYVNDYLVDDLNIFLSTGGNASVQIYFGKASYSTDTWCINFSEYTSYMFIFIQSIIGYINDNLFTGSGLKHLQKDKFGDIKIAIPPENVIKAFNKTVVNLFKMKAANMKSSRILNEQMNELLPLLMNGQVSVKE; this comes from the coding sequence ATGGAATTAAAAGAATATAGAATAAAGGAAATTGGAAAAGTAGTAACAGGAAAAACTCCGTCAACTTTTGACAGCGAAAATTATGGTTCTGATTATTTATTTATTACACCAGCAGAATTGCATGATGGTTATAAAATTGTTGATGCAGAGAAAAGAATTTCAGTAAAAGGATTCAATTCTATAAAATCAAATACTATATCTGGAAATTCTGTTTTGGTAGGGTGTATTGGATGGGATATGGGAAATGTTGGTTATACAGAAGAAACTTGTGCCACGAATCAACAAATTAATTCCATTTGCGAGTTCAAATCTTTTTGCAATCCACTATATGCATATTATTGGTTGTCTACTAAAAAGAAATACTTATTTTCTATTGCTTCTGTAACTAGAACCCCTCTGTTAAGTAAATCTTCATTTAGCGAAGTTTTTATACCTCTACCAAATAGAGAATATCAGGATGAAGTAGTAAAGATTTTATCCACAATAAATAATAAAATTCAAATTAACAAAAAAATAATCGCAGAGCTTGAAAGCATGGCAAAAGAAATATATGGCTACTGGTTTATTCAGTTTGATTTTCCTAATATGAATGGTACCCCCTATAAAGCTTCCGGTGGAAAAATGGTCTGGAATAAAGAACTTGGACGAGAGATTCCAGATGGGTGGAAAGTTCAAAAACTTACTGATTATCTAGTTGAATCTACTAAGTCAAAAATACAAGTAAATCAAGTAAATGATAGTGTTGGAAATGTTCCCTTTTTTACAAGTGGCAATGCAATTCATTATGTTAATGATTATTTAGTTGATGACTTAAATATATTTTTGAGTACAGGCGGTAATGCTTCGGTACAAATTTATTTTGGAAAGGCATCTTATTCAACTGATACTTGGTGTATTAATTTTTCTGAATATACAAGTTATATGTTCATATTTATTCAATCAATTATTGGATACATAAATGATAATTTATTTACTGGTTCTGGTCTTAAACATTTGCAAAAAGATAAGTTTGGAGATATTAAGATAGCAATTCCTCCTGAAAATGTTATAAAGGCATTTAATAAAACTGTGGTTAATTTATTTAAGATGAAAGCTGCCAATATGAAAAGTAGTAGAATTTTAAATGAACAAATGAATGAGCTTCTTCCATTATTGATGAATGGCCAAGTGAGTGTGAAGGAATAA
- a CDS encoding class I SAM-dependent DNA methyltransferase: MADAELNAKTIALIDSLKTTTGEYGLANGGSEYRIITEIFLYKFFNDKFGYEAKHIDSPYKDRLSKAPKWDAEYDTFSEDEVEDLFTYLPGNVPRLKPHQTLAHLYNASGNGDFSTLLDSTLIDISSLNSETFSVTTSGKTKVQIFSKITTEVKDETKRDNFARSLMSAVASFNFESVFNEKYDFFSGIFQYLIKDYNNAGGGKYAEYYTPREIATVMAMLLLEDNKEYKGATCYDPSAGTGTLLMALAHQIGEDRCSIYSQDISDKSSEMLRLNLILNNLVGSLPNVVQGNTLLEPFHKETDGTLKKFDFVVSNPPFKLDFPEYQEKLASDGVRFWAGIPNKVKTVDPNKPKMAIYTCFIQHVINSLKSTGRGAIVVPTGFLTAKSGVERKIIERIVKDHIIFGVVSMPSNVFATTGTNVSVLFFDRTEKKDDDKVILIDASKLGEEYKEGNNQKRRLRSEEIKKIVKTFRNKETIEDFSIAVTYDAIKEKGYSLSAGQYFDIKIDYVDITQEEFNIKMNAYKTNLRAMFEESQKLENEIMNNFGKLIFES, translated from the coding sequence ATGGCAGACGCAGAACTTAACGCAAAAACAATTGCCCTTATTGATTCCTTAAAAACGACAACCGGAGAATACGGACTTGCAAATGGCGGAAGCGAATACCGCATAATTACAGAAATATTTCTTTATAAATTCTTCAATGATAAATTCGGTTATGAAGCAAAACATATAGATAGTCCATATAAAGATAGACTTTCAAAAGCTCCAAAATGGGATGCTGAATATGATACATTTAGCGAAGACGAAGTAGAGGATTTATTTACTTATCTTCCAGGAAATGTACCTCGCTTAAAACCTCATCAAACCTTAGCACATCTTTATAATGCCAGTGGAAATGGGGATTTTTCAACTTTACTTGATTCCACACTTATTGATATCTCAAGCCTAAACTCTGAAACTTTCTCAGTAACAACATCTGGAAAAACAAAAGTTCAGATTTTCTCTAAAATCACAACCGAAGTAAAAGATGAAACAAAGCGAGACAACTTTGCCCGTTCTCTTATGAGTGCAGTTGCAAGTTTTAACTTTGAATCAGTATTCAACGAAAAGTATGACTTCTTCAGCGGAATCTTCCAGTATTTAATAAAAGACTATAACAATGCTGGCGGCGGAAAATATGCCGAATATTATACCCCTCGCGAAATAGCTACAGTAATGGCAATGCTTCTTCTTGAAGATAACAAGGAATACAAAGGTGCCACATGTTATGATCCGTCTGCAGGAACAGGAACTTTGCTTATGGCTCTTGCCCATCAGATTGGAGAAGACCGCTGTTCAATTTACAGCCAGGATATTTCAGACAAATCAAGCGAAATGCTTCGACTTAATCTTATCCTTAATAATCTTGTTGGAAGTCTTCCTAATGTTGTTCAGGGAAATACGCTTCTTGAGCCATTCCACAAGGAAACTGATGGAACACTCAAGAAGTTTGATTTTGTAGTTTCAAACCCACCATTTAAATTGGACTTCCCTGAGTACCAGGAAAAACTTGCCAGTGATGGAGTTCGTTTCTGGGCTGGCATTCCAAATAAAGTAAAGACAGTTGATCCAAATAAACCAAAAATGGCAATTTATACATGTTTTATTCAGCATGTTATTAATTCCCTAAAAAGTACTGGCCGTGGTGCTATTGTTGTTCCAACCGGATTCCTTACAGCAAAATCTGGTGTTGAACGAAAGATAATTGAACGCATTGTAAAAGACCACATTATTTTTGGTGTAGTAAGTATGCCAAGTAATGTTTTTGCTACAACAGGAACAAATGTAAGTGTTCTCTTTTTTGACCGAACAGAAAAGAAAGATGATGATAAAGTAATTCTTATTGATGCCTCAAAACTTGGAGAAGAATACAAAGAAGGCAACAATCAAAAACGTCGACTTCGTTCTGAAGAAATCAAAAAAATTGTAAAAACCTTCCGAAATAAAGAAACAATTGAAGACTTCAGTATTGCTGTTACTTACGATGCGATTAAAGAAAAAGGCTACAGCCTTAGTGCAGGACAGTATTTCGACATTAAAATTGATTATGTTGATATTACTCAGGAAGAATTCAACATAAAGATGAATGCTTATAAAACAAATCTTAGGGCGATGTTCGAAGAAAGTCAAAAACTTGAAAACGAGATTATGAATAATTTTGGAAAATTGATTTTTGAAAGCTAG
- a CDS encoding HsdR family type I site-specific deoxyribonuclease — translation MSSDFNENTRVQVPAALHLCKLGYTYLDKIEKYDHSTNILTDIFLAQLAKLNPSLSEQDCKNYLTKLIGCLNNEDLGKEFYSYLSTKSGIRLIDFDNPENNTWHVTTEFTCENEDTKDNFRPDITCFINGLPLAFIEVKKPNNHEGMKAEFDRTNTRFKNKAFRRFFNITQLMIYSNNQEYDNNNRVPVQGAFYCCTAKEKAFYNVFREQDKNFVAKYPYEQITDDIVKKVCRHRNCQALPSLPEFTTNCKIDTPTNRILTSMLCKERILFLLRYGFAYVERTIELENGEKTTELQKHIMRYQQMFASLAIRRALDKRIKSGIIWHTQGSGKTALAYYSVKSLTDYFANKNIAVKFYFIVDRIALMEQAIDEFASRGLNVRSASSRDELMADFRSNNLVENKEGALEIMVVNIQKFKEDHTPVNIENSYNTKLQRIFFIDEAHRGYNPEGSFLANLLEADKDAIKIAMTGTPLLHEERESWRVFGDYIDTYYYDKSIADGYTLKLMREPIQTVYKEKLTAILDELAGNVEVKKSDIDRDTIIEHEKYLNALIDYIIDDIRKFRIEKADNTVAAMVVCKTNQQARNFYDLWCKRYDEAKKYEEMKLAGTYDPMKAPRIEKPLLATLILHDEGDKEERKEYIEEFKKKQTIDVIIVNQMLLTGFDAPRLKKLYLGRKLDGHDLLQALTRVNRPYKDFKYGYVVDFVDIKENFDSTNDRYLKELNRTNDAAETGEELPVGTAVIESEEEINQKIQEIKNVLWYYDVSNQEEFRIQLDSIEDKNVLYELRTTLDDAKSLINRIRSSGDSELSEKVRNMLPGTIPTLITEVNHRIERINMLEGNDHKDDVSGIINLALSEIDFSFIKGVPEELAIVINDLKEKFERVQREFEGNFDQKEEKYVILSDEFRSFFRKKGFVPANVKEAKEEVHYMDEVMAKIKEINARNNMLKKKYNNDEKFVRIQKRIQEENITRSKPIISSNEMTLCENLYEMKCLIDGYVDLNPHIVQPSSEAKFKQDVMSNVSKKLFALGIQAAIDDKKYLTNLISNEYIHQYETYSF, via the coding sequence ATGTCTTCAGATTTTAATGAGAATACCAGAGTTCAAGTCCCTGCTGCATTGCATCTTTGTAAGCTTGGTTATACATATCTTGATAAAATAGAAAAGTATGATCACAGTACTAATATTCTTACAGACATTTTTCTTGCACAACTTGCCAAATTAAATCCATCACTTTCAGAACAAGATTGCAAGAACTATCTTACAAAACTTATTGGTTGTCTTAATAATGAAGACCTTGGAAAAGAATTCTATTCTTACCTTTCAACAAAATCGGGTATTCGATTAATTGATTTTGATAATCCAGAAAATAACACATGGCATGTAACAACAGAATTTACATGTGAAAATGAAGATACAAAAGATAATTTCCGTCCAGACATAACATGTTTTATAAACGGACTCCCACTTGCTTTTATTGAAGTAAAGAAACCTAATAATCACGAAGGAATGAAAGCTGAGTTCGATAGAACAAATACTCGTTTTAAGAATAAAGCTTTCAGAAGATTTTTTAACATCACACAGTTGATGATTTATTCTAATAATCAGGAATATGATAACAACAACCGTGTACCAGTCCAGGGAGCCTTCTATTGTTGTACAGCGAAAGAAAAAGCATTTTATAATGTTTTTCGTGAACAGGATAAAAACTTTGTCGCAAAATATCCTTATGAACAGATTACTGATGACATTGTAAAAAAAGTATGTCGCCACAGAAACTGTCAGGCTCTTCCTTCCCTTCCAGAGTTTACTACCAACTGTAAAATTGATACTCCAACAAACCGTATCCTTACATCTATGTTATGTAAGGAACGAATTCTTTTCCTGCTTCGCTATGGTTTTGCTTATGTAGAAAGAACCATCGAACTTGAAAATGGTGAAAAAACAACAGAGCTTCAAAAACACATTATGCGATATCAGCAGATGTTTGCTTCACTTGCAATCCGCAGAGCTTTGGACAAAAGAATAAAAAGTGGAATCATCTGGCATACACAAGGTTCTGGTAAAACAGCTCTTGCTTATTACTCTGTAAAAAGTCTTACAGACTACTTTGCTAATAAAAATATTGCTGTAAAGTTCTATTTCATCGTAGACCGTATTGCCCTTATGGAACAGGCAATAGATGAGTTTGCAAGCAGAGGACTTAACGTTCGTTCTGCTTCAAGTCGTGATGAACTTATGGCAGATTTCCGAAGCAACAATCTTGTAGAAAACAAAGAAGGTGCTTTGGAAATAATGGTCGTAAATATTCAGAAGTTTAAGGAAGACCATACTCCAGTAAATATTGAAAACTCATATAACACAAAACTACAGCGCATTTTCTTTATTGATGAAGCTCATCGTGGATACAATCCAGAAGGTTCATTCCTTGCAAATCTTTTGGAAGCCGATAAAGATGCAATAAAGATTGCAATGACAGGAACTCCGCTTCTTCATGAAGAGCGTGAAAGTTGGCGTGTATTTGGCGATTATATTGATACATATTACTACGATAAATCAATCGCAGATGGTTACACACTCAAACTTATGCGTGAACCAATTCAGACAGTTTACAAGGAAAAGCTTACTGCAATTCTTGATGAACTTGCTGGAAATGTAGAAGTTAAGAAATCAGATATTGATAGAGATACAATTATAGAGCATGAAAAATATCTGAATGCTCTCATTGATTATATTATTGATGATATTCGTAAGTTCAGAATTGAAAAAGCTGATAACACTGTTGCTGCAATGGTTGTTTGCAAGACAAACCAGCAGGCACGAAACTTCTATGATCTTTGGTGTAAGAGATACGATGAAGCAAAAAAATATGAAGAAATGAAGCTTGCCGGAACTTATGATCCAATGAAGGCTCCAAGAATCGAAAAGCCATTGCTTGCAACTTTGATTCTTCACGATGAAGGCGATAAAGAAGAACGAAAGGAATACATCGAAGAATTCAAAAAGAAACAGACTATAGATGTAATCATTGTAAACCAGATGCTTCTTACAGGTTTTGATGCTCCACGTCTTAAGAAGTTGTATCTTGGCCGAAAACTAGATGGGCATGATTTGCTTCAGGCTCTTACCCGAGTGAACCGTCCATATAAAGATTTTAAGTATGGTTACGTAGTAGACTTTGTTGATATTAAAGAAAACTTCGATTCTACAAATGACCGCTACTTAAAAGAACTGAACCGTACAAACGATGCTGCAGAAACTGGAGAAGAACTTCCTGTTGGAACAGCGGTAATAGAGAGTGAAGAAGAAATCAATCAGAAAATTCAGGAAATAAAAAATGTTCTCTGGTATTATGATGTTTCAAATCAAGAAGAGTTCCGTATTCAATTGGACAGCATAGAAGACAAAAATGTTTTGTACGAACTTCGCACAACTCTTGATGATGCAAAATCTCTTATAAACAGAATTCGTTCAAGCGGAGATTCTGAACTATCTGAAAAAGTTCGCAATATGCTTCCTGGCACAATTCCAACTTTAATCACAGAAGTAAACCATCGAATTGAACGCATTAATATGCTGGAAGGTAATGACCATAAAGATGATGTAAGCGGAATCATTAACCTTGCTTTGAGTGAAATTGACTTCAGCTTTATAAAAGGTGTTCCAGAAGAACTTGCAATTGTAATCAATGACCTTAAAGAAAAGTTCGAAAGAGTACAACGAGAGTTTGAAGGTAACTTTGACCAAAAAGAAGAAAAGTATGTAATACTCTCAGATGAATTCCGTTCTTTCTTCCGTAAAAAGGGTTTTGTTCCTGCAAATGTAAAAGAAGCAAAAGAAGAAGTTCATTATATGGATGAAGTAATGGCGAAGATTAAAGAAATCAATGCCAGAAATAATATGCTTAAAAAGAAATATAACAATGATGAAAAATTTGTCCGTATTCAGAAACGCATTCAGGAAGAAAATATTACTCGTTCAAAACCAATAATATCATCTAATGAGATGACCTTGTGCGAAAATCTTTATGAAATGAAATGCCTTATCGACGGTTATGTTGATTTGAATCCACATATTGTTCAGCCAAGCAGTGAAGCAAAATTCAAACAGGATGTCATGAGTAATGTAAGTAAAAAACTTTTCGCTCTTGGTATTCAGGCAGCAATCGATGACAAAAAATATTTAACAAACTTAATATCAAATGAATATATACATCAGTATGAGACTTACAGTTTCTAA